In Babylonia areolata isolate BAREFJ2019XMU chromosome 19, ASM4173473v1, whole genome shotgun sequence, a single window of DNA contains:
- the LOC143293950 gene encoding uncharacterized protein LOC143293950: MLDGGGGGGYGLGVGVGVGEEEEGGLEGGGAVGAGPGEEGLGVRGGPGPGFQAEIGSSSASSIYVRWAVQGEELVRRAVIQGYRVHYQKVASSYVQYSHFLSPQRTAYTIDNLVADTYYKVCVVMYRNDTSSPARHCVDASTTGWHIPVSIGSSIGALLALSIIVLIVLLSRCPSFLRHHRASASESSRYDSMTSSRYHPDDHPELSDTTTQCPDPDHDHDLNDDDVFTEHSEHDPLECVGGGGGGGGGGGGGGSRGGHYQPPHLAHYPDRLCNGKKNHAFVGAATGVLSSQHHHHQHQYQQQFQPRRPHSVGTCARTNSLEKPHRHGHNHHYHHRHHQHHPNQHQHHCRRSHLMQLHSAHQSVQSEPAAPPSQMAPEAPRTPLQVATTTTTSELPPSSLHHTHLPDQAVPTPTPIPAVPASVINNPVAGGGGGGGGVGARAKTHHPHLHGDATQTFHMSIDSDV, from the exons ATGctggacggaggaggaggaggaggctacgGTCTCGGGGTAGGGGTAGgcgtaggggaggaggaggaggggggccttGAAGGAGGCGGAGCAGTGGGGGCGGGAccgggggaggaggggctgggggtgagggggggcccGGGGCCCGGGTTCCAGGCGGAGATCGGTTCCTCCTCGGCCTCGTCCATCTACGTGCGGTGGGCGGTGCAGGGCGAGGAGCTGGTCCGGAGGGCCGTCATCCAGGGCTACAGGGTGCACTACCAGAAGGTGGCCTCCAGCTACGTGCAGTACAGCCACTTCCTGTCTCCGCAGCGCACCGCCTACACCATCGACAACCTCGTGGCAGACACCTACTACAAG gtgtgtgtggtgatgtaccGCAACGACACCTCCTCCCCGGCCCGTCACTGCGTGGATGCCTCCACCACAGGCTGGCACATCCCCGTGTCCATCGGCAGCAGCATCGGGGCCCTCCTGGCGCTCAgcatcatcgtcctcatcgtcctcctctCGCGCTGCCCCTCCTTCCTCCGCCACCACCGGGCCTCCGCCTCCGAGTCCTCGCGCTACGACTCCATGACCTCCTCGCGCTACCACCCGGACGACCACCCCGAGCTCAgcgacaccaccacccagtgccCAGACCCCGACCACGACCACGACCTCAACGACGACGACGTCTTCACCGAGCACAGCGAGCACGACCCGCTCGAGTGCGTAGGCGGAGGAGGCGGCGGAggtggaggcgggggcgggggcgggagccGCGGCGGGCACTACCAGCCGCCCCACCTCGCCCACTATCCGGACCGCCTGTGCAACGGCAAGAAGAACCACGCCTTCGTGGGAGCGGCCACGGGGGTGCTGAGttcccaacaccatcaccaccagcaccagtacCAGCAGCAGTTCCAGCCCAGACGCCCTCACTCGGTCGGCACGTGCGCCCGGACCAACTCCCTGGAGAAGCCCCACCGTCAcggccacaaccaccactaccaccaccgccaccatcaacaccaccccaACCAGCACCAGCATCACTGCCGCCGCAGCCACCTGATGCAGCTGCATAGCGCGCATCAGTCCGTGCAGTCCGAGCCCGCGGCACCGCCCAGTCAGATGGCGCCCGAggctccccgcacccccctgcaggtcgccaccaccaccaccacttccgagcttcccccctcctcccttcaccacaCCCACTTGCCCGACCAGGCtgtccccaccccaacccccatccctgcCGTGCCCGCTTCCGTCATCAACAACCCtgtggcgggaggaggagggggagggggaggagtgggggcacGGGCcaaaacacaccacccccacctccacggtGACGCGACTCAGACGTTTCACATGAGCATCGACTCAGATGTATAG